Below is a window of Armatimonadota bacterium DNA.
GGCAAGAACGATTACAATAGCTTGGATAACCGTGACAATCTCCTTTGGCGTTTCGGTGATTAGCTGCATGCTTACCGCGCCATTTCTCAGTGCGCCAAAGAGGAGTGCTGAAAGCGCTGTTCCGACGGCAGTGTTATTGCCAAGAAGAGCGACAGCAATGCTGTCGAATCCATAGCCGGGGGAGAATTGGTCATAGAACCGATGGTGTACCCCTAGAACTTCAACTGCACCCGCGAGTCCTGCCAGCCCGCCGCTGAATAACATAGCAAGCACAACCATCCCTGGCACATTTATGCCGGATGCTCGGGCGGCGTCCTGGTTAGTGCCTACCACCTTTAGTTCATAGCCGACTACCGTGCGATTCATTAGGAATGCAAAGCCGATGACACCAAGAGCTGCTACGAGAATTCCCCAATGTGCGACTCCGAGGCTACCTAAAAAAGCGGTTGGCTGAATTTCGGGCGTCTGCGGTGCCATTGAGTTGGGGTCTTGAAATTGATTGGTTACAAGGTAGTGAGTGAGGTAAAACGCGATGTAGTTAAGCATGATTGTAGTGATGACCTCATGTACACCGCGTTTTGCCTTTAACAAGCCAGGCAGGAAGCCCCAAAGCGCACCCCCAAGGATTCCCGCAATGAGGCATAAGGGGATATGCAAGGACGCTGGCAGTTTTAGAATGTAACCAGCCAACGCTGCCGCAAGCCCGCCGATTAGAAGCTGACCCTCCACGCCAATGTTGAAAATCCCTGCACGGAGACCTAATGCTACCGCCAGCCCAGCAAGCGTAAGAGGGATTGCCTTGACAATGGTTTCGCAGACTGCCGGAACACTTCCAAATGCGCCGGAGAACATTGCGCCAAATGCGGCAAAGGGATTTTCTCCTGATGCTAGGATAACTATCGCACCAATCCCAAATGCAATTCCCAGCGTTGCCAATGGATTGCCAGCCGCATGCAAGAAAGGCGGTAATCTGTTAATTATTGGGTGCTCTTTATGTTCCACCTTGACCTTCTTCCTTTGACGAAGATGGCAAAATGCCTTCTCCAAGCATCAGTGCTCCCACATTCTGGGGGGTTGCCTCTTCTCTTTTTAAGATGCCGGCAATTCGACCTTGGAACATCACCATTACTCGATCGCTAAGGCTTAGTATTTCATCTAAGTCGTAGGATATCAACAGAATTCCTGCTCCTTGGTTGCATGCTTTAATTAAGCGCATTCGGACCTCTGCCGATGCGCTTACGTCCAAGCCGCACGTTGGCTGGCTTGCAATCAGCAGTTTAGGCTCGCGCTCAAGTGCTCGGCCAAGCACGAGCTTTTGCTGATTTCCTCCTGAGAGCTGTCCGGCAGCTATTTCAGGGCCAATTGCTCTTATATTGAGGTTCTCGATTAAGCGTGATGCATGCTCCCGACAAGCCCTTATATTAAGAATGCCAGCCTTCGCAATTGGTTCCTCCCAGTGTGAGCCAAGTATGGCATTATCTATTATGCGATTCTCAGGCAGGAGAGCGAAGCGGCGGTCCTCAGGTATGTATGCAATTCTTGATTTGAGACGCTGGCTGACCGACGTGCCGATGATTTCCCGACCATCAAGCTTGATGCTCCCCAAACCTTTGCGAAGTCCAATAAGCGCCTCCGCCAGCTCCCGCTGACCGTTGCCGTCAATTCCTGCGACGCCCAGGATTTCGCCAGGGTAAAGTTCGAAGCTTACTCCATTAACTGCGGGGACGCCGGATTCCCCAATTACTCTCAGGTTGCTTACTTTTAAGATGGGTTCACTTGCTGAATCTACTGTTTTTCTAGCCTGCCTTGGTATTTCAAAATCGCCCTCACTGCCGACCATCAGTCGGGTAAGTTCATCGGCACTCGTTGAGGTGGTTTCAAGGCAGGCGACGGATTTGCCATGTCGAAGA
It encodes the following:
- a CDS encoding ABC transporter permease translates to MEHKEHPIINRLPPFLHAAGNPLATLGIAFGIGAIVILASGENPFAAFGAMFSGAFGSVPAVCETIVKAIPLTLAGLAVALGLRAGIFNIGVEGQLLIGGLAAALAGYILKLPASLHIPLCLIAGILGGALWGFLPGLLKAKRGVHEVITTIMLNYIAFYLTHYLVTNQFQDPNSMAPQTPEIQPTAFLGSLGVAHWGILVAALGVIGFAFLMNRTVVGYELKVVGTNQDAARASGINVPGMVVLAMLFSGGLAGLAGAVEVLGVHHRFYDQFSPGYGFDSIAVALLGNNTAVGTALSALLFGALRNGAVSMQLITETPKEIVTVIQAIVIVLAGMKFLGKRYPRHASSN
- a CDS encoding ABC transporter ATP-binding protein gives rise to the protein MDSPVVEMLAITKRFPSVIANDKVDFTAYQGELHALIGENGAGKTTLMNILYGMLMPDHGEIRIFGKPVRIQSPRDAISQKIGMVHQRFMLVQAFTAPENIILGCEPTYLFQTDYHAAEKRLCEICEQFGLYVDLHARVADLSVSSQQKVEILKALYRQARILILDEPTSVLAPQEVESLFAMLRRLVEDGMCIILISHKLREVLGYSDRVTVLRHGKSVACLETTSTSADELTRLMVGSEGDFEIPRQARKTVDSASEPILKVSNLRVIGESGVPAVNGVSFELYPGEILGVAGIDGNGQRELAEALIGLRKGLGSIKLDGREIIGTSVSQRLKSRIAYIPEDRRFALLPENRIIDNAILGSHWEEPIAKAGILNIRACREHASRLIENLNIRAIGPEIAAGQLSGGNQQKLVLGRALEREPKLLIASQPTCGLDVSASAEVRMRLIKACNQGAGILLISYDLDEILSLSDRVMVMFQGRIAGILKREEATPQNVGALMLGEGILPSSSKEEGQGGT